AGTTTAAAGTGTGTTTGTATCTTGTCATGCCTGactacatcttttttttttttccccgtgtcAGGCTGACTGCGCCGTGCTGATCGTTGCTGCCGGTGTCGGCGAGTTCGAGGCCGGCATCTCCAAGAACGGTCAGACCCGCGAGCACGCCCTGCTGGCCTACACCCTCGGTGTGAAGCAGCTCATCGTCGGAGTCAACAAGATGGACTCCACCGAGCCCCCCTACAGCCAGAAGCGCTTCGAGGAAATCACCAAGGAAGTGAGCACCTACATCAAGAAGATCGGCTACAACCCCGCCACCGTCGGCTTTGTCCCCATCTCTGGGTGGCACGGAGACAACATGCTGGAGGCCAGCGAAAAGGTAAGCGACCTGCTCCACGCAATTCTCACGTCTACCTCTCATCAAATTGTGACATCGACTCCATACGATGATCCACGTCACGTCCACCAAGACGTCGTGTGCCGTGGATGTGATCCATCTTAAACTCTGTGTTTTTCAGATGAGCTGGTTCAAGGGATGGAAGGTCGAGCGTAAGGAAGGCGGCGCCACTGGCGTGACCCTGCTGGAGGCtctggactccatcctgcccccctcccgccccacaGACAAGGCCCTGCGCCTGCCCCTGCAGGACGTCTACAAGATTGGCGGTAAGGAGCGCCTACGACTCAtaacacatcccccccccaagGGGGATGATGCGACGTAGTTTGTGTTTACATATCTTTAATAGTCCACCTTCTCGTTGCATAAGTGGGATTCCACTTTTCAGTCTGAACCCAAATCCTGTTTCACGCAAATGTCACAGTTGTAATGTTATTCTCAGCCTGGAAGGAATGCGGCATGTATCATGTCTCActccaaaagaaaagaagaggtaTTAAACTAAGAAAGAGAATGTTCCCATCTACgcaaatagtgtttttttcacctCACCTCACTTCTCTCTGATGCCCACGGCGATAATTCATAAACCCGTCAAGGGTGGAAAGAGCTCTTTAAAACTTTGCGGATGCATCACGTGACACACCCTGAAAGcactcctccttccctcctccttgcTCTCACGCCACTTCCACCAGCGCACCACAGTTGCCAAATAGCCGGCGAGGCTCCGCCATGGTTTCCACCACCGAATGAAGACGCGTGGAACGCATATATAAAAATGCCACAACGACACAATGTGCAATGTCACATATTCCGTGtctgaaaagctttaaaaaaaaatattttcaaaattaACAAATACATGAGGCTGTCAGCCAACAACAAGTGTTACTCTGTGTCTACATaaactaaaatgataaagcgTAACCCGGATGAAACAGCCCAACTAGATATCCCAACGAGGAGGCACAGGTTTTCGAGTTGCTTACCTGAAGTCTTGAAAAAGCTGCCACAGCGCAGGCAGCATCTCGCAGTGGAACCGGAGACACTCGAAGGGATTTGCCACAGCGAACAGACCCAACCTCCGACGTGTTGAGCAACACGTTTTGGGAGTGGATACAACGACCAGTGGCAACTAGTTGAGACAGGCTGATCACAGATGAGAGCTTGCCATACCGGATCGTGTTGGTGAACAGTTGAGCTACGCCCTGTTGGCATCTGGCATTTTATTCAAGCTGTCGCACCCTTTTCGTAGCACAGCTACGTGTCGAACCCTCTGTGAGAAATCAGAAATGATCAAAAGTTGGCTGTGTAGAAAcatcaataaaatgtttttcattcaaactaatttTGAAGGGAAGTGAAAAAGATACTATAATCTTGCCCTCTCAGGTATTGGAACCGTCCCAGTCGGCCGCGTAGAGACCGGCATCCTGAAGCCCGGCATGGTCGTCACTTTTGCCCCCCCCAACCTGACCACCGAGGTGAAGTCCGTGGAGATGCACCATGAGACTCTGACCGAGGCCCTGCCCGGCGACAACGTCGGCTTCAACATCAAGAACGTGTCCGTCAAGGAGATCCGCCGTGGCAACGTGGCGGGAGACAGCAAGAACGACCCCCCCATGGCGGCCGACAACTTCACCGCCCAGGTGAGTCTcaggaagagggaaaaaaaacatgcaatgcTTGTATATATGTCTataaaaacaacccccccccccccatcccatatCGTTCTCAAGTGATATAACATCCAGCATATACCGAAAGCAAAGGACGGTCCCCATGGTCGTCATAGCAACAGCAATCACAgtttgtttcaactccatcacTGACCATCGCAAACAGTTCGAGGTCCTTTCTCCTCTTGCTGTATCTCGTTGTGAAAGTCTGTGTcacattgcattgtgggtaatgccGACTCCAGCATGTTTGGACCAATACTGAATaataatggtgcgtttccaccgagcggtgcggtacggtacggtacgggtcgggtcggtacccttttatttgtgtctccactgagaaaagtcccaaagatccgcaccgtaccgtaccactttttgggtaccctgccgttggggtacct
This genomic interval from Pungitius pungitius chromosome 17, fPunPun2.1, whole genome shotgun sequence contains the following:
- the LOC119219087 gene encoding elongation factor 1-alpha — translated: MGKEKIHINIVVIGHVDSGKSTTTGHLIYKCGGIDKRTIEKFEKEAAEMGKGSFKYAWVLDKLKAERERGITIDIALWKFETSRYYVTIIDAPGHRDFIKNMITGTSQADCAVLIVAAGVGEFEAGISKNGQTREHALLAYTLGVKQLIVGVNKMDSTEPPYSQKRFEEITKEVSTYIKKIGYNPATVGFVPISGWHGDNMLEASEKMSWFKGWKVERKEGGATGVTLLEALDSILPPSRPTDKALRLPLQDVYKIGGIGTVPVGRVETGILKPGMVVTFAPPNLTTEVKSVEMHHETLTEALPGDNVGFNIKNVSVKEIRRGNVAGDSKNDPPMAADNFTAQVIILNHPGQISQGYAPVLDCHTAHIACKFSELKEKIDRRSGKKLEDNPKALKSGDAAIINMVPGKPMCVESFSQYPPLGRFAVRDMRQTVAVGVIKSVDKKLASGGKVTKSAQKADKKK